In one Roseburia intestinalis L1-82 genomic region, the following are encoded:
- a CDS encoding acyltransferase: MKIGDSMFEKIKQLMTGNLSKGGRQVYIDDLRVIATVFVIGVHTVSLAATMTEYGSIPFRVLTIFNFIFLSCNLLFVMLSGALLLPVKNESIGNFFRKRFTKVAIPLVVYYILYIVAKEGLVWLRPDHWILMLRRILTGAPMEAPHFWLVYVIIWLYVLTPFMRYIVHNIPDTVLSGVIGVVFAICALDTYLPLYGINSVFGIVVDSYAGTFLLGYFLSEKCSRKVENFFMFTGFLSFIETCMWIWNGNDYVNYIYQNSPTMMCFTAAIFLLVKRLASQKTKSSFFVQWISRYSYSILLIHWGVLHFVVKQKLHVNVLGGGIVGGCIVMMVLTLFISAIGAMILDNTLLKWLQKPFTKKQRQK; this comes from the coding sequence ATGAAAATTGGAGACTCCATGTTTGAAAAAATAAAACAACTTATGACTGGTAATCTGTCAAAAGGCGGCAGGCAGGTCTACATCGATGATCTGCGCGTCATAGCGACCGTATTTGTGATCGGGGTGCATACAGTCTCACTGGCTGCCACGATGACAGAATACGGAAGCATCCCATTCCGGGTGCTTACCATCTTTAATTTTATATTTTTGTCCTGCAACCTGCTTTTTGTCATGTTAAGCGGAGCATTATTGCTCCCGGTAAAAAATGAATCGATCGGCAATTTTTTCCGGAAACGTTTCACAAAAGTTGCAATTCCGCTGGTTGTCTATTACATTCTGTATATCGTGGCAAAGGAAGGGCTTGTCTGGCTGAGACCGGACCACTGGATTCTGATGTTGAGGCGTATTTTAACGGGGGCTCCAATGGAGGCACCTCATTTCTGGCTGGTCTATGTGATCATCTGGCTGTATGTACTGACGCCGTTTATGCGGTATATTGTACATAATATTCCCGATACCGTATTGTCGGGTGTGATAGGGGTCGTATTTGCAATTTGTGCATTGGACACCTATCTACCACTTTACGGAATCAACTCTGTGTTTGGCATTGTGGTGGATTCTTATGCGGGCACTTTTTTACTTGGATATTTTCTTTCTGAAAAATGCAGCAGAAAGGTAGAAAATTTTTTCATGTTTACAGGATTTCTATCATTTATTGAAACCTGTATGTGGATCTGGAACGGAAATGATTATGTCAATTATATTTATCAGAATTCGCCCACAATGATGTGTTTTACGGCAGCTATCTTTTTGTTGGTAAAGCGCCTTGCGTCCCAAAAAACAAAAAGCAGTTTCTTTGTGCAGTGGATCAGCCGGTACAGTTATTCTATTCTGCTGATCCACTGGGGCGTACTTCATTTTGTGGTCAAACAGAAACTGCATGTCAATGTGCTCGGCGGTGGCATTGTCGGCGGCTGTATTGTGATGATGGTACTGACTCTTTTTATCTCAGCAATCGGTGCAATGATCCTTGACAATACGCTGCTGAAATGGCTCCAGAAACCTTTTACAAAAAAGCAGAGACAGAAATAA
- a CDS encoding TIGR03960 family B12-binding radical SAM protein — translation MTKLALSDEILMKIDKPARYIGNELNSVVKEKDTVDIRFVMCFPDVYEIGMSHLGIQILYDMLNKREDVWCERVYSPWPDLHAILKEENIPLFSLESQQPVKDADFLGITIQYEMCYTNILQILDLSQIPIEAADRTENDPILIGGGPCTYNPEPIAEFFDLFYMGEGEISYDALLDLYKKMKQEGASRKDFLHEAAKIPGIYVPSLYEVSYKEDGTIAGFEPVYEDVPRTVTKQIVTDMTQAVYPEKPIVPFIKATQDRVVLEIQRGCIRGCRFCQAGMVYRPTREKDVERLKKLAYQMLKSTGHEEISLSSLSSSDYSQLQELVTFLIEEFKGKGVNISLPSLRIDAFSLDVMGKVQDIKKSSLTFAPEAGSQRLRDVINKGLTKEVILEGAGMAFEGGWNKVKLYFMLGLPTETEEDMKAIPELANDIAVRYYEIPKDQRNGKCQITISTSFFVPKPFTPFQWASMHDPEDYIARAKVVNDTVKEQLNRKSIKYNWHEADVTVLEGVLARGDRKVGNVIRTVYERGGIFDAWSEYFDYQRWLDAFAECGVDMDFYTKRERSLDEVFPWDFIDTGVTKEFLKREWQNAMEENVTPNCRMRCSGCGAAQFKTGVCMAER, via the coding sequence ATGACAAAATTAGCTTTATCCGATGAGATACTGATGAAGATTGATAAACCGGCGCGCTATATCGGTAACGAGTTAAACAGCGTGGTAAAAGAGAAAGATACGGTTGATATCCGATTTGTGATGTGTTTCCCGGATGTTTATGAGATTGGAATGTCACATCTTGGTATTCAGATTTTATACGATATGTTAAATAAAAGAGAGGACGTCTGGTGTGAGCGCGTCTATTCCCCATGGCCGGATCTGCATGCAATTTTAAAAGAAGAGAATATCCCGTTATTTTCTTTAGAGTCGCAACAGCCGGTAAAGGATGCGGATTTCTTGGGAATTACGATACAGTACGAGATGTGTTATACCAATATCTTACAGATCTTAGATCTAAGCCAGATTCCAATCGAGGCAGCAGACAGGACGGAAAATGATCCGATCTTAATTGGCGGAGGTCCATGTACCTATAACCCGGAACCGATTGCGGAATTTTTTGATCTGTTTTATATGGGAGAAGGCGAAATTTCCTATGATGCACTGCTGGATCTGTACAAAAAAATGAAGCAGGAAGGAGCTTCGCGCAAGGATTTTTTACATGAGGCCGCAAAGATTCCTGGTATTTATGTACCATCTTTATATGAAGTAAGCTATAAAGAGGATGGAACGATCGCCGGATTTGAACCGGTGTATGAGGATGTGCCACGCACGGTCACAAAACAGATTGTTACAGATATGACGCAGGCAGTTTATCCGGAAAAACCGATTGTACCATTTATCAAGGCGACACAGGACCGCGTGGTTCTTGAGATCCAGCGAGGCTGTATCCGTGGCTGCCGTTTCTGCCAGGCGGGTATGGTCTACCGTCCGACACGTGAAAAAGATGTGGAACGTTTAAAAAAACTTGCGTACCAGATGTTAAAGTCAACCGGACATGAAGAGATCTCTTTAAGCTCTTTAAGTTCTTCCGATTACTCACAGTTACAGGAACTTGTGACATTTTTAATTGAGGAATTTAAGGGAAAAGGTGTCAATATTTCTCTTCCATCTCTGCGTATCGATGCATTTTCCTTAGATGTTATGGGAAAAGTGCAGGATATCAAGAAAAGCAGTCTGACCTTTGCACCGGAGGCTGGTTCCCAGCGTCTCAGGGATGTTATCAATAAAGGTCTTACAAAAGAGGTTATCTTAGAAGGTGCCGGAATGGCATTTGAAGGTGGCTGGAATAAGGTAAAGCTTTACTTTATGTTAGGGCTTCCGACCGAGACAGAAGAGGATATGAAGGCGATCCCGGAACTGGCAAACGATATTGCGGTACGTTATTATGAGATTCCAAAAGATCAGCGGAATGGGAAATGCCAGATCACAATTTCAACATCGTTTTTTGTGCCAAAGCCTTTTACACCGTTCCAGTGGGCATCCATGCATGACCCGGAGGACTATATTGCGCGTGCGAAAGTTGTCAATGACACGGTAAAAGAGCAGTTAAACCGTAAAAGCATCAAATACAACTGGCATGAAGCTGATGTGACGGTGTTAGAGGGTGTATTAGCACGCGGTGACCGCAAGGTCGGAAATGTGATCCGCACGGTTTATGAGCGTGGCGGCATATTTGATGCGTGGTCCGAATATTTTGATTACCAGAGATGGTTGGATGCATTTGCGGAATGTGGCGTGGATATGGATTTTTACACCAAAAGAGAGCGCTCACTTGATGAAGTATTTCCATGGGATTTCATTGATACCGGCGTGACGAAAGAATTCTTAAAACGCGAATGGCAAAATGCCATGGAAGAGAATGTGACTCCAAACTGCAGGATGCGCTGCTCCGGATGTGGTGCCGCCCAGTTTAAAACAGGGGTATGTATGGCAGAGCGTTAA